From Girardinichthys multiradiatus isolate DD_20200921_A chromosome 3, DD_fGirMul_XY1, whole genome shotgun sequence, the proteins below share one genomic window:
- the cep72 gene encoding centrosomal protein of 72 kDa isoform X1, giving the protein MAAVCLTTLTEQWIRDRLQLKHPFLGDVRTLSLPGTHEEKIRHLGKALNNFVRLKSLDLSYNAIISVEGLQHLKMLERLVLYYNCIPSLEKIKVLFELPVLRELDLRLNPLTKNCPHYRPHVVHAMPNLRKLDNCPVRDTERKAAILQFSSERPSLQHSSFSLNIPQDLSDELILNFVETTPRDHGETDSVHKEVEELEREDSDGRTEQRSSTPKQELAKSILRYPTTKNYIAESKDPQMNTLPYNKGSTSPKGAERPKVSFGPVFEKHRTLPGKQKQKDSSNLTRHKAKGHFTPNPALNDHSGSSFGDIRPPSPLHPSLNLSDPSNPILHPARLTYSSFNKTEGGSQSQTQAEKKKKGGYRKPLEMLLNLVDKYWRGERSLHHNNSFLSQAVQILSMMESDISNREAEVKTLRQDVNALRFQALAREDEHKTDVRNLSAQLEEACREASKLNEQLRIVLEENVTLQKQLIKLERQYLKSMMKSSPVTQIREAQTEVEELRKEIEDLRKKVQESEKVQELSNMLQESHRSLVATNECLLAELQATGKH; this is encoded by the exons ATGGCGGCGGTGTGTTTGACAACACTAACAGAGCAATGGATACGTGACAGACTTCAATTAAAACATCCGTTTCTAG GTGATGTTCGGACGCTGAGCCTCCCAGGGACACATGAGGAGAAAATCAGACATCTTGGAAAAGCTCTGAATAACTTTGTCCGACTAAAGTCTCTGGATCTTTCATACAATGCTATCATCTCAGTGGAG GGGCTGCAGCATTTGAAAATGCTGGAAAGGCTGGTGCTTTATTACAACTGCATACCATCTCTAGAGAAAATAAAAGTGCTGTTTGAGCTGCCGGTTTTACGGGAGCTGGACCTCAGGCTTAACCCTCTGACTAAAAATTGCCCACACTATCGTCCACACGTGGTGCACGCCATGCCCAACCTGCGAAAACTTG acaaTTGCCCGGTCAGGGACACGGAGCGCAAAGCTGCAATACTTCAGTTCTCTTCTGAACGTCCTTCCCTGCAGCACAGCAGCTTCTCTCTGAACATACCGCAGGATCTAAG CGATGAACTTATATTGAATTTTGTTGAGACAACTCCCAGAGACCATGGCGAAACTGACTCTGTTCACAAGGAAGTGGAGG AGCTTGAAAGGGAAGACTCAGATGGCCGTACGGAGCAGAGGAGTTCAACTCCGAAGCAg GAATTGGCCAAGTCCATCCTTCGGTATCCCACCACTAAAAACT ATATTGCCGAGTCCAAAGACCCACAGATGAATACACTACCTTATAATAAAGGCTCTACATCACCTAAAGGAGCTGAAAGACCAAAAGTGTCCTTTGGGCCCGTTTTTGAGAAGCACAGAACTCTGCCtggaaaacaaaagcagaaggaCTCTTCCAACCTAACCAGACATAAGGCCAAGGGCCATTTTACCCCAAATCCTG CTCTAAATGACCATTCTGGGTCTTCATTTGGTGACATTCGGCCTCCTAGCCCACTGCATCCCAGTTTGAATCTCTCAGACCCCTCTAACCCCATATTGCATCCAGCAAGGCTGACCTACTCGAGCTTTAACAAGACAGAAGGGGGATCCCAGTCACAGACGcaagctgaaaagaaaaaaaag GGTGGTTATCGGAAACCCCTGGAGATGCTCCTAAATCTGGTGGACAAATACTGGAGGGGGGAGAGATCGCTTCATCATAACAACAGCTTCCTGT CTCAGGCGGTGCAGATCCTCTCCATGATGGAGAGCGATATTTCCAATAGGGAGGCCGAGGTCAAGACCTTAAGACAGGATGTGAACGCACTTCGCTTTCAAGCGCTCGCACGAGAGGACGAACACAAAACTGACGTTCGCAACCTCTCTGCCCAGCTGGAGGAAGCTTGTAGAGAGGCG AGCAAATTGAATGAGCAGCTAAGGATCGTGCTGGAGGAGAATGTCACCCTGCAAAAACAGCTCATCAAGTTAGAGCGTCAGTATCTCAAGTCGATGATGAAAAGTTCACCGGTTACTCAGATCCGAG AGGCACAGACAGAGGTGGAGGAGCTGAGGAAAGAGATTGAGGACCTGAGGAAAAAAGTGCAAGAGTCCGAGAAAGTCCAAGAACTGTCAAATATGCTTCAAGAAAGCCACAG GTCCCTGGTGGCTACAAATGAATGTTTGCTTGCTGAGCTTCAGGCAACCGGGAAACATTAA
- the cep72 gene encoding centrosomal protein of 72 kDa isoform X4 yields MAAVCLTTLTEQWIRDRLQLKHPFLDNCPVRDTERKAAILQFSSERPSLQHSSFSLNIPQDLSDELILNFVETTPRDHGETDSVHKEVEELEREDSDGRTEQRSSTPKQELAKSILRYPTTKNYIAESKDPQMNTLPYNKGSTSPKGAERPKVSFGPVFEKHRTLPGKQKQKDSSNLTRHKAKGHFTPNPALNDHSGSSFGDIRPPSPLHPSLNLSDPSNPILHPARLTYSSFNKTEGGSQSQTQAEKKKKGGYRKPLEMLLNLVDKYWRGERSLHHNNSFLSQAVQILSMMESDISNREAEVKTLRQDVNALRFQALAREDEHKTDVRNLSAQLEEACREASKLNEQLRIVLEENVTLQKQLIKLERQYLKSMMKSSPVTQIREAQTEVEELRKEIEDLRKKVQESEKVQELSNMLQESHRSLVATNECLLAELQATGKH; encoded by the exons ATGGCGGCGGTGTGTTTGACAACACTAACAGAGCAATGGATACGTGACAGACTTCAATTAAAACATCCGTTTCTAG acaaTTGCCCGGTCAGGGACACGGAGCGCAAAGCTGCAATACTTCAGTTCTCTTCTGAACGTCCTTCCCTGCAGCACAGCAGCTTCTCTCTGAACATACCGCAGGATCTAAG CGATGAACTTATATTGAATTTTGTTGAGACAACTCCCAGAGACCATGGCGAAACTGACTCTGTTCACAAGGAAGTGGAGG AGCTTGAAAGGGAAGACTCAGATGGCCGTACGGAGCAGAGGAGTTCAACTCCGAAGCAg GAATTGGCCAAGTCCATCCTTCGGTATCCCACCACTAAAAACT ATATTGCCGAGTCCAAAGACCCACAGATGAATACACTACCTTATAATAAAGGCTCTACATCACCTAAAGGAGCTGAAAGACCAAAAGTGTCCTTTGGGCCCGTTTTTGAGAAGCACAGAACTCTGCCtggaaaacaaaagcagaaggaCTCTTCCAACCTAACCAGACATAAGGCCAAGGGCCATTTTACCCCAAATCCTG CTCTAAATGACCATTCTGGGTCTTCATTTGGTGACATTCGGCCTCCTAGCCCACTGCATCCCAGTTTGAATCTCTCAGACCCCTCTAACCCCATATTGCATCCAGCAAGGCTGACCTACTCGAGCTTTAACAAGACAGAAGGGGGATCCCAGTCACAGACGcaagctgaaaagaaaaaaaag GGTGGTTATCGGAAACCCCTGGAGATGCTCCTAAATCTGGTGGACAAATACTGGAGGGGGGAGAGATCGCTTCATCATAACAACAGCTTCCTGT CTCAGGCGGTGCAGATCCTCTCCATGATGGAGAGCGATATTTCCAATAGGGAGGCCGAGGTCAAGACCTTAAGACAGGATGTGAACGCACTTCGCTTTCAAGCGCTCGCACGAGAGGACGAACACAAAACTGACGTTCGCAACCTCTCTGCCCAGCTGGAGGAAGCTTGTAGAGAGGCG AGCAAATTGAATGAGCAGCTAAGGATCGTGCTGGAGGAGAATGTCACCCTGCAAAAACAGCTCATCAAGTTAGAGCGTCAGTATCTCAAGTCGATGATGAAAAGTTCACCGGTTACTCAGATCCGAG AGGCACAGACAGAGGTGGAGGAGCTGAGGAAAGAGATTGAGGACCTGAGGAAAAAAGTGCAAGAGTCCGAGAAAGTCCAAGAACTGTCAAATATGCTTCAAGAAAGCCACAG GTCCCTGGTGGCTACAAATGAATGTTTGCTTGCTGAGCTTCAGGCAACCGGGAAACATTAA
- the cep72 gene encoding centrosomal protein of 72 kDa isoform X2, with protein MAAVCLTTLTEQWIRDRLQLKHPFLGDVRTLSLPGTHEEKIRHLGKALNNFVRLKSLDLSYNAIISVEGLQHLKMLERLVLYYNCIPSLEKIKVLFELPVLRELDLRLNPLTKNCPHYRPHVVHAMPNLRKLDNCPVRDTERKAAILQFSSERPSLQHSSFSLNIPQDLSDELILNFVETTPRDHGETDSVHKEVEELEREDSDGRTEQRSSTPKQELAKSILRYPTTKNYIAESKDPQMNTLPYNKGSTSPKGAERPKVSFGPVFEKHRTLPGKQKQKDSSNLTRHKAKGHFTPNPALNDHSGSSFGDIRPPSPLHPSLNLSDPSNPILHPARLTYSSFNKTEGGSQSQTQAEKKKKGGYRKPLEMLLNLVDKYWRGERSLHHNNSFLSQAVQILSMMESDISNREAEVKTLRQDVNALRFQALAREDEHKTDVRNLSAQLEEACREASKLNEQLRIVLEENVTLQKQLIKLERQYLKSMMKSSPVTQIREAQTEVEELRKEIEDLRKKVQESEKVQELSNMLQESHRLL; from the exons ATGGCGGCGGTGTGTTTGACAACACTAACAGAGCAATGGATACGTGACAGACTTCAATTAAAACATCCGTTTCTAG GTGATGTTCGGACGCTGAGCCTCCCAGGGACACATGAGGAGAAAATCAGACATCTTGGAAAAGCTCTGAATAACTTTGTCCGACTAAAGTCTCTGGATCTTTCATACAATGCTATCATCTCAGTGGAG GGGCTGCAGCATTTGAAAATGCTGGAAAGGCTGGTGCTTTATTACAACTGCATACCATCTCTAGAGAAAATAAAAGTGCTGTTTGAGCTGCCGGTTTTACGGGAGCTGGACCTCAGGCTTAACCCTCTGACTAAAAATTGCCCACACTATCGTCCACACGTGGTGCACGCCATGCCCAACCTGCGAAAACTTG acaaTTGCCCGGTCAGGGACACGGAGCGCAAAGCTGCAATACTTCAGTTCTCTTCTGAACGTCCTTCCCTGCAGCACAGCAGCTTCTCTCTGAACATACCGCAGGATCTAAG CGATGAACTTATATTGAATTTTGTTGAGACAACTCCCAGAGACCATGGCGAAACTGACTCTGTTCACAAGGAAGTGGAGG AGCTTGAAAGGGAAGACTCAGATGGCCGTACGGAGCAGAGGAGTTCAACTCCGAAGCAg GAATTGGCCAAGTCCATCCTTCGGTATCCCACCACTAAAAACT ATATTGCCGAGTCCAAAGACCCACAGATGAATACACTACCTTATAATAAAGGCTCTACATCACCTAAAGGAGCTGAAAGACCAAAAGTGTCCTTTGGGCCCGTTTTTGAGAAGCACAGAACTCTGCCtggaaaacaaaagcagaaggaCTCTTCCAACCTAACCAGACATAAGGCCAAGGGCCATTTTACCCCAAATCCTG CTCTAAATGACCATTCTGGGTCTTCATTTGGTGACATTCGGCCTCCTAGCCCACTGCATCCCAGTTTGAATCTCTCAGACCCCTCTAACCCCATATTGCATCCAGCAAGGCTGACCTACTCGAGCTTTAACAAGACAGAAGGGGGATCCCAGTCACAGACGcaagctgaaaagaaaaaaaag GGTGGTTATCGGAAACCCCTGGAGATGCTCCTAAATCTGGTGGACAAATACTGGAGGGGGGAGAGATCGCTTCATCATAACAACAGCTTCCTGT CTCAGGCGGTGCAGATCCTCTCCATGATGGAGAGCGATATTTCCAATAGGGAGGCCGAGGTCAAGACCTTAAGACAGGATGTGAACGCACTTCGCTTTCAAGCGCTCGCACGAGAGGACGAACACAAAACTGACGTTCGCAACCTCTCTGCCCAGCTGGAGGAAGCTTGTAGAGAGGCG AGCAAATTGAATGAGCAGCTAAGGATCGTGCTGGAGGAGAATGTCACCCTGCAAAAACAGCTCATCAAGTTAGAGCGTCAGTATCTCAAGTCGATGATGAAAAGTTCACCGGTTACTCAGATCCGAG AGGCACAGACAGAGGTGGAGGAGCTGAGGAAAGAGATTGAGGACCTGAGGAAAAAAGTGCAAGAGTCCGAGAAAGTCCAAGAACTGTCAAATATGCTTCAAGAAAGCCACAG ATTACTTTAA
- the cep72 gene encoding centrosomal protein of 72 kDa isoform X3, with product MLERLVLYYNCIPSLEKIKVLFELPVLRELDLRLNPLTKNCPHYRPHVVHAMPNLRKLDNCPVRDTERKAAILQFSSERPSLQHSSFSLNIPQDLSDELILNFVETTPRDHGETDSVHKEVEELEREDSDGRTEQRSSTPKQELAKSILRYPTTKNYIAESKDPQMNTLPYNKGSTSPKGAERPKVSFGPVFEKHRTLPGKQKQKDSSNLTRHKAKGHFTPNPALNDHSGSSFGDIRPPSPLHPSLNLSDPSNPILHPARLTYSSFNKTEGGSQSQTQAEKKKKGGYRKPLEMLLNLVDKYWRGERSLHHNNSFLSQAVQILSMMESDISNREAEVKTLRQDVNALRFQALAREDEHKTDVRNLSAQLEEACREASKLNEQLRIVLEENVTLQKQLIKLERQYLKSMMKSSPVTQIREAQTEVEELRKEIEDLRKKVQESEKVQELSNMLQESHRSLVATNECLLAELQATGKH from the exons ATGCTGGAAAGGCTGGTGCTTTATTACAACTGCATACCATCTCTAGAGAAAATAAAAGTGCTGTTTGAGCTGCCGGTTTTACGGGAGCTGGACCTCAGGCTTAACCCTCTGACTAAAAATTGCCCACACTATCGTCCACACGTGGTGCACGCCATGCCCAACCTGCGAAAACTTG acaaTTGCCCGGTCAGGGACACGGAGCGCAAAGCTGCAATACTTCAGTTCTCTTCTGAACGTCCTTCCCTGCAGCACAGCAGCTTCTCTCTGAACATACCGCAGGATCTAAG CGATGAACTTATATTGAATTTTGTTGAGACAACTCCCAGAGACCATGGCGAAACTGACTCTGTTCACAAGGAAGTGGAGG AGCTTGAAAGGGAAGACTCAGATGGCCGTACGGAGCAGAGGAGTTCAACTCCGAAGCAg GAATTGGCCAAGTCCATCCTTCGGTATCCCACCACTAAAAACT ATATTGCCGAGTCCAAAGACCCACAGATGAATACACTACCTTATAATAAAGGCTCTACATCACCTAAAGGAGCTGAAAGACCAAAAGTGTCCTTTGGGCCCGTTTTTGAGAAGCACAGAACTCTGCCtggaaaacaaaagcagaaggaCTCTTCCAACCTAACCAGACATAAGGCCAAGGGCCATTTTACCCCAAATCCTG CTCTAAATGACCATTCTGGGTCTTCATTTGGTGACATTCGGCCTCCTAGCCCACTGCATCCCAGTTTGAATCTCTCAGACCCCTCTAACCCCATATTGCATCCAGCAAGGCTGACCTACTCGAGCTTTAACAAGACAGAAGGGGGATCCCAGTCACAGACGcaagctgaaaagaaaaaaaag GGTGGTTATCGGAAACCCCTGGAGATGCTCCTAAATCTGGTGGACAAATACTGGAGGGGGGAGAGATCGCTTCATCATAACAACAGCTTCCTGT CTCAGGCGGTGCAGATCCTCTCCATGATGGAGAGCGATATTTCCAATAGGGAGGCCGAGGTCAAGACCTTAAGACAGGATGTGAACGCACTTCGCTTTCAAGCGCTCGCACGAGAGGACGAACACAAAACTGACGTTCGCAACCTCTCTGCCCAGCTGGAGGAAGCTTGTAGAGAGGCG AGCAAATTGAATGAGCAGCTAAGGATCGTGCTGGAGGAGAATGTCACCCTGCAAAAACAGCTCATCAAGTTAGAGCGTCAGTATCTCAAGTCGATGATGAAAAGTTCACCGGTTACTCAGATCCGAG AGGCACAGACAGAGGTGGAGGAGCTGAGGAAAGAGATTGAGGACCTGAGGAAAAAAGTGCAAGAGTCCGAGAAAGTCCAAGAACTGTCAAATATGCTTCAAGAAAGCCACAG GTCCCTGGTGGCTACAAATGAATGTTTGCTTGCTGAGCTTCAGGCAACCGGGAAACATTAA
- the LOC124866000 gene encoding tubulin polymerization-promoting protein isoform X2, with translation MADQKDNIDDFKVQTAKHPNMSSVSLRSHSEHSKDRMSKRLSTESNGTSDGGMGSSTPVEITALEESFRRFAIHGDTRATGKEMHGKNWSKLCKDCGVIDGKNITLTDVDIVFSKVKKKSCRNITFEEFKVALGELARKKYQEKTGEDAEAEVFKLIEGKAPVIAGVTRAVASPTVSRLTDTTKFTGSHKERFDKTGRGKGKAGRVDIVDTSGYVSGYKHRGTYEKKVNKPTEGRPM, from the exons ATGGCAGACCAGAA AGACAACATAGATGACTTTAAAGTCCAGACAGCTAAGCACCCCAACATGAGCTCGGTCTCCTTACGGTCACACAGTGAACATTCTAAAGACCGAATGTCCAAAAGGCTTTCGACTGAGTCTAACGGAACCAGTGACGGGGGTATGGGCTCATCCACGCCGGTGGAGATCACCGCTTTGGAGGAGTCCTTTCGACGCTTCGCCATCCACGGCGACACGCGTGCTACTGGCAAGGAGATGCATGGCAAGAACTGGTCCAAACTCTGCAAGGACTGTGGTGTGATTGATGGGAAAAACATCACCCTCACTGATGTGGACATCGTTTTCAGCAAAGTCAA GAAGAAATCTTGTCGAAACATCACGTTTGAAGAATTCAAAGTGGCACTCGGAGAGCTGGCTCGGAAGAAGTACCAAGAAAAGACTGGAGAAGATGCCGAGGCTGAGGTCTTCAAGCTCATTGAGGGAAAGGCACCGGTCATCGCAGGAGTCACG AGAGCCGTGGCCTCCCCGACGGTGAGCCGCCTCACAGACACCACCAAGTTCACCGGGTCGCACAAGGAGCGCTTCGACAAGACCGGCCGAGGGAAGGGGAAGGCTGGGCGGGTGGATATAGTCGACACTTCAGGATACGTGTCGGGATACAAACATCGAGGGACATATgaaaaaaaagtgaacaaaCCCACTGAGGGCAGACCCATGTGA
- the LOC124866000 gene encoding tubulin polymerization-promoting protein isoform X1: MGTAESTRRKPKSTNKSVSPKESNSCSTMADQKDNIDDFKVQTAKHPNMSSVSLRSHSEHSKDRMSKRLSTESNGTSDGGMGSSTPVEITALEESFRRFAIHGDTRATGKEMHGKNWSKLCKDCGVIDGKNITLTDVDIVFSKVKKKSCRNITFEEFKVALGELARKKYQEKTGEDAEAEVFKLIEGKAPVIAGVTRAVASPTVSRLTDTTKFTGSHKERFDKTGRGKGKAGRVDIVDTSGYVSGYKHRGTYEKKVNKPTEGRPM; encoded by the exons ATGGGAACAGCTGAAAG cacaaGGAGAAAACCAAAATCAACTAATAAAAGCGTTTCACCAAAGGAATCAAATTCCTGCTCAACCATGGCAGACCAGAA AGACAACATAGATGACTTTAAAGTCCAGACAGCTAAGCACCCCAACATGAGCTCGGTCTCCTTACGGTCACACAGTGAACATTCTAAAGACCGAATGTCCAAAAGGCTTTCGACTGAGTCTAACGGAACCAGTGACGGGGGTATGGGCTCATCCACGCCGGTGGAGATCACCGCTTTGGAGGAGTCCTTTCGACGCTTCGCCATCCACGGCGACACGCGTGCTACTGGCAAGGAGATGCATGGCAAGAACTGGTCCAAACTCTGCAAGGACTGTGGTGTGATTGATGGGAAAAACATCACCCTCACTGATGTGGACATCGTTTTCAGCAAAGTCAA GAAGAAATCTTGTCGAAACATCACGTTTGAAGAATTCAAAGTGGCACTCGGAGAGCTGGCTCGGAAGAAGTACCAAGAAAAGACTGGAGAAGATGCCGAGGCTGAGGTCTTCAAGCTCATTGAGGGAAAGGCACCGGTCATCGCAGGAGTCACG AGAGCCGTGGCCTCCCCGACGGTGAGCCGCCTCACAGACACCACCAAGTTCACCGGGTCGCACAAGGAGCGCTTCGACAAGACCGGCCGAGGGAAGGGGAAGGCTGGGCGGGTGGATATAGTCGACACTTCAGGATACGTGTCGGGATACAAACATCGAGGGACATATgaaaaaaaagtgaacaaaCCCACTGAGGGCAGACCCATGTGA